Genomic segment of Cucumis sativus cultivar 9930 unplaced genomic scaffold, Cucumber_9930_V3 scaffold66, whole genome shotgun sequence:
tataattaaacatgTTGGCATGTTTACTATACGTTTGAGGCTTTACCactttatttgaatttgtataatattctcaaagaaaaatattcagaTTTCAAGCCTTTAGAATTGAGATTTTAATACAAACACTTAGTCTATTaaacactttattttaaaatttctagaCTAAATAGATATTGTGCTCAATTTGCATGAACAAAAGgtataatttgttaaaatgatAAAGTTCTTccagattttcttttaaaaaaggtagaattaaaaaatcatagtaaacaaatttatgttatttgagttatattcatatattaaaatttatgttttaagaatAATGGTAACTAAGTGTGCATTCTTTTACGATAACAGTGAGCATGAAATATTAAACCTTTAACTTCAAAGGACAAAGACATTTCAATTATAGTTCGGCTAAATTCCCTCTAAAAGATTTGTAGGATATATATGTCGatggaaatatttaaaactgttataaaagtataatcaagaaaataaattttaattaataattaaacacgtttatttttttccaaatgagtaaatatacctcttctttctattatattaaatGCAATCATACCCAACATTGACACACCATATATCTTATAACAACTTTCCAATTAAATATGTTTGGACTAGAATAGTCTGCATTAAGTTAAACGACTACTTGAAAAGACTCGTgttctactttttaaaagactttatatttatgtttaattttttgtgtttcATGTAGCtgtcgtttttttttaatgatataataGAATACCGATTCATGTGATCGAATCGAACTAATGAAAATGTAATAGTAATGGGAACACAAACATGTGTGTGTCGGATTTAAATTTGGCACTATAATAACGTGGGTAAAACAAGAACAACCTGTTAGTCCAACAAAGCCTCATTAAATGCAAGCCAATTAATGAGGAATCCTTTCGTACCAAGATTCTCCAAAAAACCAACAACAACTTGTCAAATATATCAATCACTAATATCAATGTTGCATCAATTAAGAATTTCTCCATAAATCATGGAATTTCATACTCAATTCTACTATTATATGGTCCCTCATTCTACTCCATAGTTATACCATTATTAATGGATTAATGATGTCCACCATTTCTACTATTAAAgagaacaaatgaaaaaacctaTATTTAGGGTGTTCTTGTATAAATtcctttttaataaagaaagatattctttttcatcatcGGTGATAATCTAAATCTCGAAGCTGAAAACACTTTTAATAACGGATATTTAATacacaattatattaaaaccTTGGTTGTAATgaatatataactaaattagGGTGgtcatatcaaaattattattctatatCCAATCTatggaaataataatttgtcaaTCGAACACTTGGTGGGTTAAAAATGTACAAATCATTGATTAAGAAAACCGAAGGCTTAATATTCTTACTAGTTTTTCATGTAAATTTAAACTAGAGAAAGAAGAGACTATTACGAGTGATTCTTGTTACAATTCAATTTATAAGATGTGAGAGTTTAGAGTTCAAAAACCGTGAAAGTATTTCAAATCTATATCCAAAGATTATTAGGTTGAATACGGAATTCTTGAGATATTCACAtcacacattttttaaaaaaatagtgaaataaTACTCTTCTTGCATTAGCTATCATTCTTAAgcgaagaaaaaaaaaacttaactcAACTGTATACCAATACATGCATAGAATACCAAATGATTTCTTGTTCAAATCATCCgcgttatattatatatttatactaaaaaagaCTATAAATAATTCTTAAAACCAGCTAAAGAAAAgacatttaaaaagataataaactTAGGAAAAGAAAGCACATGAAAATCATAGGAAAAAGGTATCATTGTATTTTGGTTTGTAGATAGAAAGGAggagaaaataattgttttccattttcttaaaaaaaaatactcataTGATCATATTGTGTGTGTGGAAAAGTGCATCTTCTTTTCTCCAAAGGAAAAGTAATATTTGTAAGCCCATCAAACataccttcttttcttttctatgccTCTTTTTCAGAAACCTCCAAATACATAAACccaactttttctttacaCCTAAACCTTTCCAATCTCCACCGTTCTATCACgtctttttaaattacaaatttatcgTTTAATATCATGCCAGTAAAGTGAAGTTTCTATTATAGTTCcatattaaaatcaaaaccacAAGACTCAAATATcgtttttctcctttttaaaGATTAACACATCATTATACTTCATATGAATTTTCCAAACATACTTCTTAACTTATTAAGGATGTTTTCAACATCTCAACACACGAATATTTAACCAAATTCTTAATTACTTTGAATATTCAAACATACAGTTAAGATCTTGGAGTAATGTAATTGATCcataaagaaatgaatttgttattcttttacCTTACCCATTATATCcgttgattttgaaattagacTTGTATGAAGACAAAGAAGTTGAGAAAGAAAGGTTGCTAAATTACAATACTTTTttatagggaaaaaaaaaaacaaagttagtTTACAAGATATGTGTAGTAGAAGAGGGCACTCGGGCCAAGGAAAaagttacaattttttttgtttcctatttccccttctccttttcttttcttttctttttttttttttaaaaactaatagtccctagagaaaaaggaaattacaacaataattcACTGAATTTCCCCTCACCCCCACactcaaaacaaaacatttccttttaaagggtgtccttttttttttcttattctttccCTCACTTTCTACTAATTTCAAACCCTGCaatgtcttcttcttaatAAAGATGGTCGTTTCCATTGCACCAAACGTTGTAAGAAGTACATAAcctataataaaacaaatatttcaaaactcataagaaaacaacaacaacGATAATAATGATGaggataaaatataaaatcatgtATGTATGAACTTGCCTCGGAAGGTTCTCGTAGAGAGTAGGAAGCATGAGTGTCTTTAGGAATTTTGGATACAAGAATCCCAAACCCttgatttctttctcttaGAACCtatattaaaagagaaattaaaaactcCACTATAGCTAGTCTTtacaaaaatgattattaaaaGCTAATTAACTTTACAACCTTAAAACAAATACAAGTTGTCATATAAACGTTAGAGTAATCAATAACGAGCATAGTAAACATAGGATACCTTAAATGCATCTTCATCCGTACGATCATCTCCGATATAAATAGGAAACACGTCGGAACAATTTGCATATCCTATATTAAAAAGAtcataaagttaaaaaaagaagataaatattGTCGTACGTCGTACATTTGTaacaataatatcaaataatgtTTGGAGAAAATAACTAACCTAGTGATTCTAGCAAAAACTCGAGTGCCTTCCCTTTGTCCCACTTGATAGTGGGACGGATTTCGAGTACCTGTGACGTGAGATAATACATCATAAGTTATGTTATAATGTTATTGTTTCTTGACTACTGCAACTTTTTATATGAATGTTTGtgtaaatagaaaagagatgaaaaaaagaCCTTTCTTCCTTGGGTTAGTCGGAGCATGGGGTATTCTTTAAGCACTGATTTCACTTCTTGGGCCAAATTATTCCATTGCTATAAatacacacaaaaagaaaaaaagtttaatttggaGTTGAAATTGGAGaataatggaaaagaaaagaaaaaagggtgagtgtgatattattataatataataataatgacactaataataatagtaatgcAACTATAaggatatgtatatattacttgtttatttttaccttttcatCAACACATCGAAAATGCACTGagatacaaaatttgttgttCTCCACTTTGGCTCCTGGagttgatttcattttctgtACCAGCTGTTGATAAACCTATTGTTTTGatgggaagaaaagagatTAATAATACACTTGAGTTTgagtattattttttgaacaaaaagttgaaattaaaaagtaataaaatctaaCCTCGTCTATCATAGGAAGAAACTCACTGGCTGGTTGGAAGAGAAGACCTTGATTAACCtaacaaagacaaacaaaacaGCAACCTCGgattaatcaaatatattttgattgagGAGAAAACGACTGTTTTTAAACTAATACGTTGTCATACTAAATTACTTATTCgctaattaattttatcaactttttaatactttcttcttctttttttgtttttataatttttggtAACTTACAGctttcttgaattttgagCTTTTCGTTGGACCTTTAATGTCCATTCCATGGCTCCCGGCGTAGTAAAGCTCCGCCAGTCTTATAAATCCATACACCTATAATTTCGTCGCCCAAAAGAAAAGGTGTTAAtttctttcgttttttaaaatttaaatgaaaaaaggaaaattagttttttgaaatttgaatgtaCCTTGTCTCTGCATCTGCCACTTACGATGGCGGTCGGAAAACAAGTAGCCAGCTTTTTCACTGTCTTCCTCATctgaaatggaagaaatgataAAACAGAGtgaaaaacagagagaaataagaaatggaaagttaagagaaaaatgaaatctgTGAGTACTTACAGCTTCGGACATGAAGGCTTTGTCGGGGTCTTCAACAATCGGAGAAAGAGTTCCATCGTAATCCAGAAACATAACAATTTGTTTCCCTTTGGAAGCTTCAATTATCTGATCGAACATATCCAGTGCAGAAGGATGAAGATGCTGTTttcattacaaaaacaaaaaaaaaaaaagtaagacatgggatgaaagaagaagaagaagaagaagaagaagaagaagaagaagaagaagaagagagttgGTTTTAATTCTCACCATCCAAGAATTTTGGCGGTGGTCGTCGGAAGCAGAGAATGAAGGGAGAGATTTAACATGGGTAGGAGAGGAAGCTCTCATTGATTCAATCCAACCGCCATTAACATCAAGGTCTTTAAGGATTTTTTTACGGGAAATGGAGATGTAACCACCGCCACCAGCAGCACCGGCAGGAGCAGGTGGGGGTTTTTGAGCGGTG
This window contains:
- the LOC101217677 gene encoding probable trehalose-phosphate phosphatase J, which encodes MTNQNVVVSDTKSGINMSITVAVSNSSIFATTAQKPPPAPAGAAGGGGYISISRKKILKDLDVNGGWIESMRASSPTHVKSLPSFSASDDHRQNSWMHLHPSALDMFDQIIEASKGKQIVMFLDYDGTLSPIVEDPDKAFMSEAMRKTVKKLATCFPTAIVSGRCRDKVYGFIRLAELYYAGSHGMDIKGPTKSSKFKKAVNQGLLFQPASEFLPMIDEVYQQLVQKMKSTPGAKVENNKFCISVHFRCVDEKQWNNLAQEVKSVLKEYPMLRLTQGRKVLEIRPTIKWDKGKALEFLLESLGYANCSDVFPIYIGDDRTDEDAFKVLRERNQGFGILVSKIPKDTHASYSLREPSEVMYFLQRLVQWKRPSLLRRRHCRV